In one Bordetella pertussis 18323 genomic region, the following are encoded:
- a CDS encoding DUF2818 family protein produces MNQTAAVWLLIALALVSANLPFLSERVFALLPYKRAGVHAPKPFWLRLCEVLVWYAVVGLLGFAFEAQLGNRFAQAWEFYAITFSLFLVLGYPGFVYRYLYKKRRPARA; encoded by the coding sequence GTGAACCAGACCGCCGCCGTATGGCTGTTGATTGCGCTGGCCCTGGTCAGCGCCAATCTGCCGTTTCTCAGCGAGCGGGTGTTCGCGCTGCTGCCGTACAAGCGGGCCGGCGTTCATGCGCCCAAGCCTTTCTGGCTCAGACTGTGCGAAGTGCTGGTCTGGTACGCAGTGGTCGGGCTGCTCGGCTTCGCCTTCGAGGCGCAGCTGGGCAACCGCTTTGCGCAGGCCTGGGAGTTCTATGCCATTACGTTCAGCCTGTTCCTGGTCCTGGGCTATCCCGGCTTCGTGTACCGCTATCTCTACAAGAAGCGCCGCCCGGCCCGGGCTTGA
- the nuoN gene encoding NADH-quinone oxidoreductase subunit NuoN, with the protein MMQSHLDFALATPEILLLVLGLAILLIDAVSSHPERKTTFVLTLATLAALTVVSLLQWRDGVEGQTFNGLYVTDSLAHLLKVASYIAVAATLVYGRIYAQQRDMMQRGGELYVLTLFALLGQMVMISAGNLISIYLGLELMSLALYALIALRREDKVATEAAMKYFVLGALASGFLLYGMSMVYGATGHLDLAKIAEVIASGQAKQLPLVFGVVFLVSGLAFKLGAVPFHMWLPDVYQGSPTAVTLILGAAPKLAAFAITLRLLVDGLHGLAADWQPMLMILAVLSLAIGNLTAIVQTNFKRMLAYSTISHTGFVLLGLMAGVVDGKPDAAASAYGAALFYMLTYVLTTLGTFGIILLLARQGFECEQIDDLKGLNRRNPWHAAIVLLLMFSLAGIPPLVGFYAKLAVLQALVEAGHVALAVVAVMFSLIGAFYYLRVVKVVYFDDPVDQPAALAVTAGQRSILSLNGALILVLGILPGGLMALCVQVIQASLG; encoded by the coding sequence ATGATGCAATCCCATCTCGATTTTGCCCTGGCGACCCCGGAGATCCTGCTGCTGGTTCTCGGGCTGGCCATCCTGCTCATCGACGCGGTCAGTTCCCATCCTGAACGCAAGACCACGTTCGTCCTGACGCTGGCCACGCTGGCGGCGCTGACCGTGGTGTCCCTGCTGCAATGGCGCGACGGCGTCGAAGGCCAGACCTTCAATGGCCTGTACGTGACCGACAGCCTGGCGCACCTGCTCAAGGTCGCCTCGTACATCGCAGTCGCCGCGACCCTGGTGTATGGCCGCATCTATGCGCAGCAGCGCGACATGATGCAGCGCGGCGGCGAGCTCTACGTGCTGACGCTGTTCGCCTTGCTCGGCCAGATGGTCATGATCTCGGCCGGCAACCTGATCAGCATCTACCTCGGCCTGGAACTGATGTCGCTGGCGCTGTACGCGCTGATCGCGCTGCGCCGCGAAGACAAGGTCGCCACCGAAGCCGCCATGAAGTACTTCGTGCTGGGCGCGCTGGCGTCGGGCTTCCTGCTGTACGGCATGTCGATGGTGTATGGCGCCACCGGCCACCTCGACCTGGCGAAGATCGCCGAGGTCATCGCCTCCGGCCAGGCCAAGCAGCTGCCGCTGGTGTTCGGCGTGGTGTTCCTGGTTTCCGGGCTGGCCTTCAAGCTGGGCGCCGTGCCGTTCCATATGTGGCTGCCCGACGTCTACCAGGGTTCGCCCACGGCGGTGACGCTGATCCTGGGCGCCGCGCCCAAGCTGGCGGCCTTCGCCATCACGCTGCGCCTGCTGGTCGACGGCCTGCACGGGCTGGCGGCCGATTGGCAGCCAATGCTCATGATCCTGGCCGTGCTGTCGCTGGCGATCGGCAACCTGACCGCCATCGTCCAGACCAACTTCAAGCGCATGCTGGCCTATTCGACCATCTCGCACACCGGCTTCGTGCTGCTGGGCCTGATGGCCGGCGTGGTCGACGGCAAGCCCGACGCGGCGGCCTCCGCCTATGGCGCGGCCCTGTTCTACATGCTGACCTACGTGCTGACCACGCTGGGCACCTTCGGCATCATCCTGCTGCTGGCGCGCCAGGGGTTCGAGTGCGAGCAGATCGACGACCTGAAGGGCTTGAACCGGCGCAATCCGTGGCACGCCGCCATCGTCTTGCTGCTGATGTTCTCGTTGGCCGGCATCCCGCCGCTGGTGGGCTTCTACGCCAAGCTGGCGGTGCTGCAGGCGCTGGTCGAGGCCGGCCACGTGGCGCTGGCGGTCGTCGCCGTGATGTTCTCGCTGATCGGCGCCTTCTACTACCTGCGCGTGGTCAAGGTCGTGTACTTCGACGATCCGGTCGACCAGCCCGCCGCCTTGGCGGTGACGGCCGGCCAGCGCAGCATCCTGTCGCTCAACGGCGCGCTGATCCTGGTGCTGGGCATTCTGCCGGGCGGCCTGATGGCGCTGTGCGTGCAGGTGATCCAGGCGTCGCTGGGCTGA
- a CDS encoding NADH-quinone oxidoreductase subunit M: MMASDMASNNFPWLTLAIFVPIVFGLLVLALGRDDRPGLTRGLSLIGALAGFLVTIPLYTGFEAGTAQMQFVEKASWIEAFNVNYHLGIDGISLWFVLLTAFITIIVVGAGWQVITSRVAQYMAAFLILSGLMVGVFAALDGMLFYVFFEATLIPMYIIIGVWGGPNRVYAAFKFFLYTLLGSLLTLVAFVYLWNVSGGSFDIQTWHQTKLGYTPQVLIFVALLAAFAVKVPMWPVHTWLPDAHVEAPTGGSVVLAAIMLKLGAYGFLRFSLPIAPDASHGLAGLMIALSLIAVIYIGLVAIVQDDMKKLVAYSSVAHMGFVTLGFFIFNTAGLEGAIVQMISHGFVSGAMFLCIGVLYDRMHSRRIADYGGVVNVMPRFVTFFVLFSMANSGLPATSGFVGEFLVIMGAVEYNFWIGLLTATALILGASYSLWMLKRVAFGDIGNDRVREMTDLSGREFLILGVMAIAVLFMGIYPKPFTDVMHVSVEALLQHVAVSKL, translated from the coding sequence ATGATGGCAAGCGACATGGCATCCAACAACTTCCCCTGGCTTACGCTTGCGATCTTTGTTCCGATCGTATTCGGTCTGCTGGTGCTGGCGCTGGGCCGCGACGACCGTCCCGGCCTGACGCGGGGCTTGTCGCTGATCGGCGCGCTGGCGGGCTTCCTGGTCACGATTCCCCTCTATACGGGTTTCGAAGCCGGTACGGCGCAGATGCAGTTCGTCGAGAAGGCGTCCTGGATCGAGGCCTTCAACGTCAACTACCATCTCGGCATCGACGGCATCTCGCTGTGGTTCGTGCTGCTGACGGCCTTCATCACTATCATCGTGGTGGGCGCCGGCTGGCAGGTGATCACCAGCCGCGTGGCGCAGTACATGGCCGCCTTCCTGATCCTGTCGGGCCTGATGGTGGGCGTGTTCGCCGCGCTCGACGGCATGCTGTTCTACGTGTTCTTCGAAGCGACCCTGATCCCGATGTACATCATCATCGGCGTGTGGGGCGGACCCAACCGCGTGTACGCGGCGTTCAAGTTCTTCCTGTACACGCTGCTGGGCTCGCTGCTGACGCTGGTGGCCTTCGTCTACCTGTGGAACGTGTCGGGCGGTTCGTTCGACATCCAGACCTGGCACCAGACCAAGCTGGGCTACACGCCGCAGGTGCTGATCTTCGTCGCGCTGCTGGCCGCCTTCGCGGTCAAGGTGCCGATGTGGCCGGTGCATACCTGGCTGCCCGACGCGCACGTCGAGGCGCCGACGGGCGGTTCGGTCGTGCTGGCCGCCATCATGCTCAAGCTGGGCGCCTACGGTTTCCTGCGCTTTTCGCTGCCGATCGCGCCCGACGCCTCGCACGGCCTGGCCGGCCTGATGATCGCGCTGTCGCTGATCGCGGTCATCTACATCGGCCTGGTCGCCATCGTCCAGGATGACATGAAGAAGCTGGTTGCCTATTCGTCGGTGGCCCACATGGGCTTCGTGACGCTGGGCTTTTTCATCTTCAACACGGCCGGCCTCGAAGGGGCCATCGTGCAGATGATTTCGCACGGGTTCGTTTCGGGCGCCATGTTCCTGTGCATTGGCGTGCTGTACGACCGCATGCACTCGCGCCGCATCGCCGACTACGGCGGCGTGGTCAACGTCATGCCCCGCTTCGTCACGTTCTTCGTGCTGTTTTCGATGGCCAACAGCGGCCTGCCGGCCACCAGCGGTTTCGTGGGCGAGTTCCTGGTCATCATGGGCGCGGTCGAGTACAACTTCTGGATCGGCCTGCTGACCGCCACCGCGCTGATCCTGGGCGCGTCGTATTCGCTGTGGATGCTCAAGCGCGTTGCCTTCGGCGACATCGGCAACGACCGCGTGCGCGAAATGACGGACCTCAGCGGCCGGGAATTCCTGATTCTCGGCGTCATGGCGATCGCCGTGTTGTTCATGGGGATCTACCCCAAGCCCTTTACCGACGTGATGCACGTTTCGGTCGAGGCCCTGCTGCAACACGTGGCTGTCTCGAAACTGTAA
- the nuoL gene encoding NADH-quinone oxidoreductase subunit L, producing MSSSPNLYLLIALAPLVGAILAGQFGTGFLGRPIGRRGSHVITILGVLISTIGSFVVLGDVLDGHTYDGTVYTWSLIGQTKLEIGFLIDPLSAMMMVVVTSVSLMVHIYTIGYMADDPGYQRFFAYISLFTFSMLMLVMSNNMVQLFFGWEAVGLVSYLLIGFWYTRPTAIFANMKAFLINRVGDFGFVLGIGLLFAYAGTMHYADVFAQADKLAGETLPGTDWMLLTVACICLFIGAMGKSAQVPLHAWLPDSMEGPTPISALIHAATMVTAGIFMVARFSPLFELSDTALSFVIVIGAIGALFLGILGIIQNDIKRVVAYSTLSQLGYMTVALGASAYSVAIFHLMTHAFFKALLFLGAGSVIIGMHHDQDIRNMGGLRKYMPITWITFLLGTLALVGTPFFSGFYSKEHIIEAAGAANVWGASFAYYSTLIGVFVTSLYSFRVYFLVFHGKERFDAHGHGHHGDAHHDDHGHHGGTPHESPWVVTLPLVLLAIPSVLIGAWVVEPMLFGKFFDGVIKVLPQHPAMAELGHEWHGWVAFGLHSVQTVPFWLVVAGAVIAWYCYLINPRMPAAIQSTFSGVYKLLENKYYVDWINEQIIARGARCLGYGLWQTGDRGIIDGVLVNGSARVVGWVAAISRHLQSGFIYHYAFAMIIGIMALVTFFVLIPQ from the coding sequence ATGTCTAGCTCACCCAATCTCTACTTGCTCATCGCGCTGGCTCCGCTGGTCGGCGCGATTCTCGCCGGCCAGTTCGGCACCGGATTCCTGGGCCGTCCCATCGGCCGCCGCGGCTCGCACGTCATCACCATCCTGGGCGTGCTCATCTCCACCATCGGCTCGTTCGTGGTGCTGGGCGACGTGCTCGACGGCCATACCTACGACGGCACGGTCTATACCTGGAGCCTGATCGGCCAGACCAAGCTGGAAATCGGTTTCCTGATCGATCCGCTGTCGGCCATGATGATGGTCGTGGTGACCTCGGTCTCGCTGATGGTGCACATCTACACCATCGGCTACATGGCCGACGATCCGGGCTACCAGCGCTTCTTCGCCTACATCTCGCTGTTCACGTTCTCCATGCTGATGCTGGTGATGTCGAACAACATGGTGCAGCTGTTCTTCGGCTGGGAAGCCGTGGGCCTGGTGTCCTATCTGCTGATCGGCTTCTGGTACACCCGCCCGACCGCGATCTTCGCCAACATGAAGGCGTTCCTGATCAACCGGGTCGGCGACTTCGGCTTCGTGCTGGGCATCGGCCTGCTGTTCGCGTACGCCGGCACCATGCATTACGCCGACGTGTTCGCCCAGGCCGACAAGCTGGCCGGCGAAACCCTGCCGGGCACCGACTGGATGCTGCTGACGGTCGCCTGCATCTGCCTGTTCATCGGCGCGATGGGCAAGTCGGCCCAGGTGCCGCTGCATGCCTGGCTGCCGGATTCGATGGAAGGCCCGACGCCGATTTCCGCCCTGATCCACGCCGCCACCATGGTGACGGCGGGCATCTTCATGGTGGCGCGCTTTTCGCCGCTGTTCGAGCTGTCGGACACCGCGCTGTCGTTCGTCATCGTGATCGGCGCCATCGGCGCGCTGTTCCTGGGCATCCTGGGCATCATCCAGAACGACATCAAGCGCGTCGTGGCGTACTCGACGCTGTCGCAACTGGGCTACATGACCGTCGCGCTGGGCGCCTCGGCCTACTCGGTGGCGATCTTCCACCTGATGACCCACGCTTTCTTCAAGGCGCTGCTGTTCCTGGGCGCGGGCTCGGTCATCATCGGCATGCACCATGACCAGGACATCCGCAACATGGGCGGCCTGCGCAAGTACATGCCCATTACCTGGATCACCTTCCTGCTGGGCACGCTGGCGCTGGTCGGCACGCCGTTCTTCTCCGGTTTCTACTCGAAGGAACACATCATCGAGGCCGCGGGCGCGGCCAACGTGTGGGGCGCCAGCTTCGCCTATTACTCGACGCTGATCGGCGTGTTCGTCACCTCGCTGTACTCGTTCCGCGTATATTTCCTGGTGTTCCACGGCAAGGAGCGTTTCGACGCCCATGGCCACGGCCACCATGGCGACGCGCACCATGACGACCACGGCCATCACGGCGGCACGCCGCACGAGTCGCCGTGGGTGGTGACGCTGCCGCTGGTGCTGCTGGCCATCCCGTCGGTGCTGATCGGCGCCTGGGTGGTCGAACCCATGCTGTTCGGCAAGTTCTTCGACGGCGTGATCAAGGTGCTGCCGCAGCATCCGGCCATGGCCGAGCTGGGCCACGAGTGGCACGGCTGGGTGGCCTTCGGCCTGCACTCCGTGCAGACCGTGCCGTTCTGGCTGGTGGTCGCCGGCGCCGTCATCGCCTGGTACTGCTACCTGATCAATCCGAGGATGCCGGCCGCGATCCAGTCCACCTTCTCGGGCGTGTACAAGCTGCTCGAGAACAAGTACTACGTCGACTGGATCAACGAGCAGATCATCGCCCGTGGCGCGCGGTGCCTGGGCTACGGCCTGTGGCAGACCGGCGACCGCGGCATCATCGACGGCGTGCTCGTCAACGGCAGCGCCCGCGTGGTGGGCTGGGTGGCCGCGATCAGCCGCCATCTGCAGTCCGGCTTCATCTATCACTACGCGTTCGCGATGATCATCGGCATCATGGCGCTGGTAACTTTCTTTGTGCTGATTCCCCAATGA